In one Streptomyces sp. T12 genomic region, the following are encoded:
- a CDS encoding long-chain fatty acid--CoA ligase, with the protein MGVRKDLKRAKQRTDLMDRTRVEVVKDAEGVVREARTPSLAPQVTTGTTADLPYANASEAPHAVVLRRRQGTAWHPVTATAFAHEVTAVAKGLIAAGLEPGGRVAVMSRTRYEWTVLDFAIWAAGGQSVPIYATSSAEQVEWIVRDSGARHVITETAENTATVTTGTASHEQPPDIRELDSGALAALTTLGQNLSDDEVTKRRAALTPDTIATVCYTSGTTGRPKGCVLTHANLHAEAANTVELLHPIFKEVTNQDASTLLFLPLAHILGRTLQIACLMARIEIGHCPSIKPDELRPALKEFRPTFLVGVPYLFEKIHDTGRATAEKMGRGSSFDRAGRIAVRFGEAYLNKFLGTGKGPGAGLYAAWALYDLLVYRRVRKELGGRMRYAISGGSPLDRNLNLFFYAAGIIVYEGYGLTETTAAATIVPPLKPRPGTVGQPVPGTAVRIADDGEVLIKGGIVFGSYWNNPAATDAVLNDDWFATGDLGSLDEDGYLTITGRKKDILVTSGGKNVSPAVLEDRLRSRPPVGQCVVVGDNRPFVAALITLDPDAVAHWLAVRKLPADTPMADVIQDPRMRADVQKAVDHANAAVSRAESIRAFTLVEGEFNEENGMLTPSLKVKRHAVTAAYADEIETLYGN; encoded by the coding sequence ATGGGCGTACGCAAGGACCTGAAGCGGGCGAAGCAGCGCACCGACCTGATGGACCGCACCAGGGTCGAGGTCGTCAAGGACGCCGAGGGCGTGGTCCGCGAGGCCCGCACCCCCTCCCTCGCACCGCAGGTCACCACCGGCACCACCGCCGACCTCCCCTACGCCAACGCGTCCGAGGCCCCTCACGCCGTCGTCCTCCGCCGCAGACAGGGCACCGCCTGGCACCCCGTCACCGCCACCGCGTTCGCGCACGAAGTCACCGCCGTGGCCAAGGGGTTGATCGCGGCCGGCCTCGAACCGGGCGGCCGCGTCGCCGTGATGTCCCGCACCCGCTACGAGTGGACGGTCCTCGACTTCGCCATCTGGGCCGCCGGCGGCCAGAGTGTCCCCATCTATGCCACCTCGTCGGCCGAGCAGGTGGAGTGGATCGTCCGGGACTCGGGGGCCCGCCACGTCATCACGGAGACGGCGGAGAACACCGCGACGGTGACGACAGGCACGGCCTCCCACGAACAGCCCCCAGACATACGGGAGTTGGACTCAGGCGCCCTCGCCGCCCTCACCACCCTCGGCCAGAACCTCTCCGACGACGAGGTCACCAAGCGCCGCGCCGCCCTCACCCCCGACACCATCGCCACCGTCTGCTACACCTCCGGCACCACCGGCCGGCCGAAGGGCTGCGTCCTCACCCACGCCAACCTGCACGCCGAGGCGGCCAACACGGTCGAGCTGCTGCACCCCATCTTCAAAGAGGTCACGAACCAGGACGCCTCCACCCTCCTCTTCCTCCCCCTCGCCCACATCCTCGGCCGCACCCTCCAGATCGCCTGCCTGATGGCCCGCATAGAGATCGGCCACTGCCCGAGCATCAAGCCCGACGAACTCCGCCCGGCCCTCAAGGAGTTCCGCCCCACGTTCCTCGTCGGCGTCCCCTACCTGTTCGAGAAGATCCATGACACCGGCCGCGCGACGGCCGAGAAGATGGGCCGCGGCTCCTCCTTCGACCGCGCCGGCCGCATCGCCGTCCGCTTCGGAGAGGCGTACCTGAACAAGTTCCTCGGCACGGGCAAGGGCCCCGGCGCCGGCCTCTACGCCGCGTGGGCCCTGTACGACCTGCTGGTCTACCGCCGCGTCCGCAAGGAGCTGGGCGGCCGCATGCGCTACGCCATCAGCGGCGGCTCGCCGCTCGACCGCAACCTCAACCTGTTCTTCTACGCCGCCGGAATCATCGTCTACGAGGGCTACGGACTGACGGAGACGACGGCCGCCGCCACCATCGTCCCGCCCCTGAAACCCCGCCCGGGCACGGTCGGCCAACCCGTCCCCGGTACCGCCGTCCGCATCGCCGACGACGGCGAGGTGCTCATCAAGGGCGGCATCGTCTTCGGCTCGTACTGGAACAACCCGGCCGCCACCGACGCCGTCCTGAACGACGACTGGTTCGCCACCGGCGACCTCGGCTCCCTCGACGAGGACGGCTACCTCACCATCACCGGCCGCAAGAAGGACATCCTCGTCACCTCCGGCGGCAAGAACGTCTCCCCGGCCGTCCTGGAGGACCGCCTGCGCAGCCGCCCGCCCGTCGGCCAGTGCGTCGTCGTCGGCGACAACCGTCCCTTCGTCGCAGCCCTGATCACCCTCGACCCGGACGCGGTGGCCCACTGGCTCGCCGTACGCAAACTGCCCGCCGACACCCCGATGGCGGACGTGATCCAGGACCCCCGGATGCGCGCCGACGTCCAGAAGGCCGTCGACCACGCCAACGCGGCCGTCTCCCGGGCCGAGTCCATCCGTGCGTTCACCCTGGTCGAGGGCGAGTTCAACGAGGAGAACGGCATGCTCACCCCGTCCCTGAAGGTCAAGCGGCACGCGGTGACGGCGGCGTATGCCGATGAGATCGAGACGCTGTACGGCAACTGA
- a CDS encoding ABC transporter permease, which produces MSTLAESTARTEVASGYRAGRTLPLRVELVRQLKRRRTLVMGGILALLPFVLVVAFAIGGDADGGSGNRINLMDTATASGANFAAVNLFVSAGFLLVIPVALFCGDTVASEAGWSSLRYLLAAPVPRARLLWSKLVVGLGLSLAAMVLLPVVALAVGTAAYGWGPLQIPTGGALDTGTAAQRLVVVVAYIFVSQLVTAGLAFWLSTKTDAPLGAVGGAVGLTIVGNVLDAVTALGDWRHFLPAHWQFAWADAVQARLEWSGMIQGTAISVTYALVLFALAFRGFARKDIVS; this is translated from the coding sequence ATGAGCACACTCGCCGAGAGCACTGCGCGCACCGAGGTCGCCTCCGGTTACCGGGCCGGCCGCACGCTGCCCCTCCGGGTCGAACTGGTCCGTCAGCTCAAGCGCCGCCGGACGCTGGTCATGGGCGGGATCCTGGCTCTGCTGCCGTTCGTGCTGGTCGTCGCCTTCGCGATCGGTGGCGACGCGGACGGCGGCTCCGGCAACCGCATCAACCTGATGGACACGGCCACGGCGTCCGGCGCGAACTTCGCCGCCGTCAACCTCTTCGTCTCCGCGGGCTTCCTGCTGGTCATTCCCGTCGCGCTGTTCTGCGGGGACACGGTGGCGTCGGAGGCCGGCTGGTCCTCCCTGCGCTACCTCCTCGCGGCGCCCGTGCCCCGGGCCCGCCTCCTGTGGTCCAAGCTCGTGGTCGGGCTGGGTCTCAGCCTGGCCGCGATGGTGCTGCTGCCGGTGGTGGCGTTGGCGGTCGGTACGGCCGCGTACGGCTGGGGTCCGTTGCAGATCCCCACCGGCGGTGCGCTCGACACGGGCACGGCGGCGCAGCGCCTGGTGGTGGTCGTGGCGTACATCTTCGTGTCCCAGCTGGTCACCGCGGGCCTGGCGTTCTGGCTCTCGACCAAGACGGACGCCCCGCTCGGCGCGGTCGGCGGCGCGGTCGGCCTGACCATCGTCGGCAACGTCCTCGACGCCGTGACCGCCCTCGGTGACTGGCGCCACTTCCTGCCCGCGCACTGGCAGTTCGCCTGGGCGGACGCCGTGCAGGCACGCCTCGAGTGGTCCGGCATGATCCAGGGCACAGCGATTTCCGTAACGTACGCCCTCGTGCTGTTCGCCCTGGCCTTCCGCGGTTTCGCCCGCAAGGACATCGTGTCGTAG
- a CDS encoding chorismate mutase, whose amino-acid sequence MHSRRLRSALVAVCALAAVSLAGAAPAAAHTSPPVHAAAVAPGLTPLTDLFAERLLVADKVAAAKYGTDKPIDDPVREQQILDDVAARATGLGLDPAAVQAVFRDQIEANKLVQRGLYARWDAHPEERPTERPDLVKEVRPVLDRITTQLLDALKDTQRLRTSPSCEPRLGVAAVRSAYGHELDALHAQGLVRALPSVCAD is encoded by the coding sequence ATGCACTCCCGCCGCCTCCGGTCCGCCCTGGTCGCCGTCTGCGCCCTGGCGGCCGTGTCCCTCGCCGGCGCCGCACCGGCCGCCGCGCACACCTCGCCTCCGGTTCACGCGGCCGCCGTCGCCCCCGGGCTCACCCCGCTGACCGACCTGTTCGCCGAGCGGCTGCTGGTCGCCGACAAGGTGGCCGCCGCCAAGTACGGCACCGACAAGCCGATCGACGACCCGGTGCGCGAGCAGCAGATCCTGGACGACGTCGCCGCGCGGGCGACCGGGCTCGGACTGGACCCGGCGGCCGTGCAGGCCGTCTTCCGGGACCAGATCGAGGCGAACAAGCTGGTGCAGCGCGGGCTGTACGCGCGCTGGGACGCGCATCCCGAGGAGCGGCCCACCGAGCGTCCGGACCTGGTCAAGGAGGTGCGGCCGGTGCTCGACCGCATCACCACCCAGCTGCTGGACGCCCTGAAGGACACCCAGCGGCTGCGGACGTCGCCGTCGTGCGAGCCACGGCTGGGCGTCGCCGCCGTCCGGTCCGCGTACGGCCATGAGCTGGACGCGCTGCACGCGCAGGGGCTCGTGCGGGCGCTGCCCTCGGTCTGCGCGGACTGA
- a CDS encoding CocE/NonD family hydrolase: MDLRLPGLRGRVRRPRRWLAAAASVVVLAGAGTWTAVADDDAPPVRSTDRVMDMGDGVRIDTSYFTSGSSGRRPAVLLGHGFGGSKDDVRQQAEDLARDGYAVLTWSARGFGKSTGKIGLNDPKGEVADVSKLLDWLAKQPQVELDKAGDPRVGMAGGSYGGAIALLAAGHDDRVDAIAPAITYWNLADALFPNGVFKKLWAGIFVNSGGGCDKFETQICEMYDRVAESGTPDADARTMLEERSPSAVGDRIDVPTLLMQGQSDSLFPLGQADAAAKAIRANGAPVDVDWIAGGHDGGDMETGRIQERVRSWFDRYLKDDKSVDTGPAFRVTRTGGVDSTDGQATLRGASADSYPGLESGRRSVSLTGGEQSFANPAGANPPAVSALPGLGGSGGLAQLSSLGVGVSLDFPGQFARFESAPVRDDLRITGSPTATVHVKSTSEDAVLFAKVYDVGPGGTQQVLPSQLVTPLRVADAKAGKDVTITLPAIDHDIDSGHRLRLVLSSTDLGYASPLAPATYTVSLKGDLSVPTAPGVSTAAAPLPSWVWWLPLTGAVIALALLLTARRRTATPAPDPELAEVPLQITDLSKRYAGSQDRYAVRDLSFRVEKGQVLGLLGPNGAGKTTTLRMLMGLIKPDAGETRVFGHAIRPGAPVLSRVGAFVEGAGFLPHLSGRENLELYWQATGRPPQDAHLDEALEIAGLGDALARAVRTYSQGMRQRLAIAQAMLGLPDLLILDEPTNGLDPPQIREMRQVMIRYAAAGRTVIVSSHLLAEVEQTCTHLVVMDRGRLVQAGPVGEIVGSGDTLLVGTPTAVEEPVVDKVAALPGVASAVRTDDGLLVRLDADGDATRLVAELVRLEVPVQSVGPHRRLEDAFLTLIGGSA, from the coding sequence ATGGATCTTCGACTGCCCGGCCTGCGAGGGCGCGTACGGAGGCCGCGACGGTGGCTCGCCGCCGCGGCCTCCGTCGTCGTCCTCGCCGGTGCCGGTACATGGACGGCCGTCGCCGACGACGACGCGCCGCCGGTGCGCAGCACCGACCGGGTCATGGACATGGGGGACGGGGTGCGCATCGACACCTCGTACTTCACCTCGGGCAGCTCGGGACGCCGCCCGGCCGTCCTGCTGGGACACGGCTTCGGCGGCAGCAAGGACGACGTACGGCAGCAGGCCGAGGACCTCGCCCGGGACGGGTACGCCGTCCTGACCTGGTCGGCCCGCGGTTTCGGCAAGTCGACCGGCAAGATCGGGCTGAACGACCCGAAGGGCGAGGTCGCCGACGTCTCCAAGCTGCTCGACTGGCTGGCGAAGCAGCCCCAGGTCGAGCTCGACAAGGCCGGCGACCCGCGGGTCGGCATGGCGGGCGGTTCCTACGGCGGCGCGATCGCGCTGCTGGCCGCCGGGCACGACGACCGGGTGGACGCCATCGCCCCGGCGATCACGTACTGGAACCTCGCGGACGCCCTGTTCCCGAACGGCGTCTTCAAGAAGCTCTGGGCCGGCATATTCGTCAACTCCGGCGGCGGCTGCGACAAGTTCGAGACGCAGATCTGCGAGATGTACGACCGGGTCGCCGAGTCCGGCACCCCGGACGCCGACGCCCGCACGATGTTGGAGGAGCGGTCGCCGTCCGCCGTGGGCGACCGCATCGACGTACCCACCCTGCTCATGCAGGGCCAGTCCGACTCCCTCTTCCCCCTGGGCCAGGCCGACGCCGCCGCGAAGGCGATCCGTGCCAACGGCGCCCCCGTCGACGTCGACTGGATCGCCGGCGGCCACGACGGCGGCGACATGGAGACGGGCCGGATCCAGGAGCGCGTGCGGTCCTGGTTCGACCGCTACCTCAAGGACGACAAGAGCGTCGACACCGGCCCGGCCTTCCGCGTCACCCGCACCGGAGGCGTCGACTCCACCGACGGCCAGGCCACGCTGAGGGGCGCGAGCGCCGACTCCTACCCCGGCCTGGAGAGCGGCCGCCGGTCCGTCTCCCTCACCGGCGGCGAGCAGAGCTTCGCCAACCCGGCCGGCGCCAACCCGCCCGCCGTCTCGGCCCTGCCCGGCCTCGGCGGCTCCGGCGGCCTCGCCCAGCTGTCCTCGCTCGGGGTCGGGGTGTCACTGGACTTCCCGGGCCAGTTCGCCCGGTTCGAGTCGGCGCCGGTCCGCGACGACCTGCGCATCACCGGCTCCCCGACGGCGACCGTCCACGTGAAGTCCACCAGCGAGGACGCCGTGCTCTTCGCCAAGGTCTACGACGTCGGCCCCGGCGGCACCCAGCAGGTGCTGCCGTCCCAGCTCGTCACGCCCCTGCGCGTCGCGGACGCCAAGGCGGGCAAGGACGTGACGATCACGCTCCCCGCCATCGACCACGACATCGACAGCGGCCACCGCCTGCGCCTGGTCCTGTCCTCCACGGACCTCGGCTACGCCTCCCCCCTCGCCCCGGCGACGTACACGGTCTCCCTCAAGGGCGACCTGTCGGTCCCGACGGCCCCCGGCGTGAGCACCGCCGCCGCCCCGCTGCCGTCCTGGGTGTGGTGGCTGCCGCTCACGGGCGCGGTGATCGCGCTGGCCCTGCTGCTGACGGCCCGCCGTCGCACCGCCACCCCCGCGCCCGACCCCGAGCTGGCCGAAGTACCGCTCCAGATCACCGATCTGAGCAAGCGGTACGCGGGTTCGCAGGACCGTTACGCGGTACGGGATCTGTCCTTCCGCGTCGAGAAGGGCCAGGTCCTCGGCCTGCTCGGCCCGAACGGCGCCGGCAAGACGACGACCCTGCGCATGCTGATGGGCCTGATCAAGCCGGACGCCGGTGAGACCCGCGTCTTCGGCCACGCGATCCGCCCGGGCGCGCCCGTCCTGTCCAGGGTCGGCGCCTTCGTGGAGGGTGCGGGCTTCCTGCCGCACCTGTCCGGCCGGGAGAACCTGGAGCTGTACTGGCAGGCCACCGGCCGCCCGCCGCAGGACGCGCACCTCGACGAGGCCCTGGAGATCGCGGGCCTCGGCGACGCGCTCGCCCGCGCGGTGCGCACCTACTCCCAGGGCATGCGCCAGCGCCTGGCCATCGCCCAGGCCATGCTTGGCCTGCCGGACCTGCTCATCCTCGACGAACCGACCAACGGCCTCGACCCGCCCCAGATCCGCGAGATGCGCCAGGTGATGATCCGCTACGCGGCCGCCGGCCGCACGGTGATCGTCTCCAGCCACCTGCTGGCGGAGGTCGAGCAGACCTGCACCCACCTCGTGGTGATGGACCGCGGCCGCCTCGTGCAGGCGGGCCCGGTCGGCGAGATCGTCGGCTCCGGCGACACGCTGCTCGTCGGCACCCCCACCGCCGTGGAGGAGCCGGTCGTCGACAAGGTCGCCGCCCTGCCCGGCGTGGCTTCGGCCGTGCGCACCGACGACGGACTCCTGGTCCGGCTCGACGCCGACGGCGACGCGACGCGCCTGGTCGCCGAACTCGTACGGCTGGAGGTGCCCGTCCAGTCGGTCGGCCCGCACCGCCGCCTGGAAGACGCCTTCCTCACCCTGATCGGAGGTTCCGCATGA
- a CDS encoding GNAT family N-acetyltransferase, whose amino-acid sequence MTASGRALSVEVCTEERAFAELAGQWERLYRACPSATPFQSHAWLHSWWLSYGSPGRLRLVLVRRGGELVAAAPLMRVHHPLPALVPVGGAITDFCDVLLDRAAGPQGAGALADALADLARTALIDFREVRPGGAMERVYLCWRGPRHRVRDSVCLELPAVPMGELVERLSSRHAQRVRNKVNRLTRLGVEWHDVRPDEAGDALRRLLELHRLQWQGRGMSPEHARPRFLEHLVRSVVPMARSGEAAVTRFVLDGEVVAVNLNVMSGGLAGTYLYGFHPRLREERKVDVTAMLLHASTEHLASYGGPRVLSLLRGAEPYKYRWHPETVPNQRFLLARRRTVPLLAAAAGEAAARHRAKQVLRPHAGPPDPR is encoded by the coding sequence ATGACCGCGTCCGGCCGCGCGCTGTCGGTGGAGGTGTGCACCGAGGAGCGCGCCTTCGCGGAGCTGGCCGGTCAGTGGGAACGCCTGTACCGGGCGTGCCCGTCGGCGACGCCGTTCCAGAGCCATGCCTGGCTGCACTCGTGGTGGCTGTCGTACGGCAGCCCCGGCCGGCTGCGGCTCGTCCTGGTGCGCAGGGGCGGTGAACTGGTGGCGGCGGCACCGCTGATGAGGGTGCATCACCCGCTGCCCGCGCTGGTGCCGGTCGGCGGTGCCATCACCGACTTCTGCGATGTGCTCCTCGACCGGGCGGCGGGCCCGCAGGGCGCCGGTGCGCTGGCGGACGCCCTGGCCGACCTGGCCCGCACCGCCCTGATCGACTTCCGTGAGGTGCGGCCGGGCGGCGCGATGGAGCGGGTCTACCTCTGCTGGCGCGGCCCGCGTCACCGGGTTCGCGACTCGGTGTGCCTGGAGTTGCCGGCCGTACCCATGGGCGAGTTGGTCGAGCGGCTGTCGTCGAGGCACGCCCAGCGGGTCCGCAACAAGGTGAACCGGCTCACCCGGCTCGGCGTCGAGTGGCACGACGTGCGCCCCGACGAGGCCGGGGACGCGCTGCGCCGGCTCCTCGAACTGCACCGGCTGCAGTGGCAGGGCAGGGGGATGTCGCCGGAGCACGCGCGACCGCGGTTCCTGGAGCACCTGGTCCGCTCGGTGGTCCCCATGGCCCGGTCCGGCGAGGCGGCGGTGACGCGGTTCGTGCTCGACGGGGAGGTGGTGGCGGTCAATCTGAACGTAATGTCAGGAGGGCTGGCGGGCACGTACCTGTACGGCTTTCACCCGCGGTTGCGCGAAGAGCGGAAGGTGGACGTGACGGCGATGCTGCTGCACGCGTCCACCGAGCACCTCGCGTCCTACGGCGGGCCCCGGGTGCTGAGCCTGCTGCGCGGCGCCGAACCGTACAAGTACCGCTGGCACCCCGAGACCGTCCCCAACCAGCGTTTCCTGCTGGCCCGGCGCCGTACCGTCCCGCTGCTGGCGGCCGCGGCCGGGGAGGCGGCCGCGCGACACCGGGCCAAGCAGGTCCTGCGCCCGCACGCCGGTCCGCCGGATCCCCGTTAG
- a CDS encoding VWA domain-containing protein, with product MERYRVRRLRAALLALTAAGGLLLTGCGAGDGSNSGGYKADDASNGNALPAPDYHNSSGGTGEQKGTDDSDGSDDPDSREFAPAPDYLSTFALDVDTASYGYARRTLAEGRLPDPSTVRPEEFVNSFRQDYDRPDGNGFTVSVDGARTDREDWSLVRVGLATRPAEDPGERPPAALTFVIDISGSMGEPGRLDLAKDSLGVMTNRLRDDDSVALVTFSDEAETVLPMTRLDGNRDEIHDAIDSLEPTDSTNLGAGMETGYETAEEGLREGATNRVVLISDALANTGDTDADTILERIASERREHGITLFGVGVGSDYGDALMERLADKGDGHTVYVSDEADARKVFCDDLPRNIDLTARDAKAQIAFDQATVSDFRLIGYDNRQVADEDFRDDSVDGGEIGPGHTVTALYAVHTRPGTSGHLATASVRWLDPKTRAPHEESGRLETGSLHDSLGDASPRFQVTATAAYFADVLRDGDDTRSSLPGTPSLRELEETAEDLAKETEDRAVRQLAEAIGQAGSAMD from the coding sequence ATGGAGCGGTACCGCGTACGAAGGCTGCGCGCCGCCCTGCTCGCACTCACCGCGGCAGGCGGCCTGCTGCTCACCGGCTGCGGCGCCGGAGACGGCAGCAACAGCGGGGGCTACAAGGCGGACGACGCAAGCAACGGCAACGCCTTGCCCGCCCCCGACTACCACAACAGCAGCGGCGGAACGGGCGAGCAGAAGGGCACCGACGACTCCGACGGCTCCGACGACCCGGATTCCCGCGAGTTCGCGCCCGCCCCCGACTACCTCTCCACCTTCGCCCTGGACGTCGACACCGCCTCCTACGGCTACGCCCGTCGCACCCTCGCCGAGGGCCGCCTGCCCGACCCGTCGACGGTCCGCCCCGAGGAGTTCGTCAACAGTTTCCGCCAGGACTACGACCGCCCCGACGGCAACGGCTTCACGGTCAGCGTCGACGGCGCCCGCACCGACCGCGAGGACTGGTCCCTGGTCCGCGTGGGCCTGGCCACCCGCCCTGCCGAGGACCCCGGCGAACGCCCGCCCGCCGCCCTCACCTTCGTCATCGACATCTCCGGCTCCATGGGCGAACCGGGCCGCCTCGACCTCGCCAAGGACTCCCTCGGCGTGATGACGAACCGGCTGCGCGACGACGACTCGGTCGCCCTCGTCACCTTCAGCGACGAGGCCGAGACGGTCCTGCCGATGACCCGCCTGGACGGAAACCGCGACGAGATCCACGACGCCATCGACAGCCTGGAGCCCACCGACTCCACCAACCTCGGCGCGGGCATGGAAACCGGCTACGAGACGGCCGAGGAGGGCCTGAGGGAAGGCGCCACGAACCGCGTGGTCCTCATCTCCGACGCCCTGGCCAACACCGGCGACACCGACGCGGACACCATCCTCGAACGCATCGCCTCCGAGCGCCGCGAACACGGCATCACCCTCTTCGGCGTGGGCGTCGGCAGCGACTACGGCGACGCCCTGATGGAACGCCTGGCCGACAAGGGCGACGGCCACACCGTCTACGTCTCCGACGAAGCCGACGCCCGCAAGGTCTTCTGCGACGACCTCCCCCGCAACATCGACCTGACCGCCCGCGACGCCAAGGCCCAGATCGCCTTCGACCAGGCAACCGTCTCCGACTTCCGTCTCATCGGCTACGACAACCGCCAGGTCGCCGACGAGGACTTCCGCGACGACAGCGTCGACGGCGGCGAGATCGGCCCCGGCCACACGGTCACCGCCCTCTACGCCGTCCACACCAGGCCCGGCACTTCGGGCCACCTCGCCACGGCGAGCGTGCGCTGGCTCGACCCGAAGACCCGCGCCCCGCACGAGGAGTCGGGCCGCCTGGAGACCGGCTCCCTGCACGACTCCCTGGGCGACGCCTCCCCGAGGTTCCAGGTGACCGCCACCGCCGCCTACTTCGCCGACGTCCTGCGCGACGGCGACGACACCCGAAGCTCCCTGCCCGGTACCCCGTCCCTGCGCGAGCTGGAGGAGACCGCCGAGGACCTGGCGAAGGAGACGGAGGACCGGGCGGTGCGGCAGCTCGCCGAGGCCATCGGCCAGGCGGGCTCGGCGATGGACTGA
- a CDS encoding glycosyl hydrolase, whose protein sequence is MAPEHRRSAVRRLAFITAGVVVSAALAPGPSSPAQAASHPDPPRPAPVTHSAPPAEPPEGRIARLPAFGAYLHYGPAGLERMKELGRWLGGHEPRVGHTYLPGDLWRNIEGGRGFLDSWAEWRQDKADRMLVLNVPMMERNEENVPDAEVRQLLRRAADGEFDDHFEALAERLVELGAEDTVIVLGWEMNGVTYTHRCAPDPERWKRYWRRIVTVMRSVPGQDFRFDFAPSRGRDAIPWTQCYPGDDYVDIVGMDAYDQPRGLTFDQQVSEPYGLQHHVEFARAHDKPISYPEWGLFRNGDNITWMLRMLAWMDEHKPLYNTITDYCPHGVWLCSDNPRASALYRLLLSSPSVPQPHPQPEPGPSATVPTAPTTPAEPDPKPAPDGPATPTPMPSKLPYCAPLDLAKWFEQQVGGKLTVCLQWAEH, encoded by the coding sequence ATGGCCCCTGAACACCGCCGGTCCGCCGTCAGGCGGCTGGCGTTCATCACCGCCGGAGTGGTCGTGTCAGCGGCTCTCGCGCCGGGCCCCAGCTCCCCGGCCCAGGCCGCATCCCACCCCGACCCGCCGCGCCCCGCGCCCGTGACGCACTCCGCGCCGCCGGCCGAGCCCCCTGAAGGAAGGATCGCGCGCCTGCCCGCGTTCGGCGCCTACCTCCACTACGGGCCCGCCGGGCTGGAGCGCATGAAGGAGCTCGGCCGCTGGCTGGGCGGCCACGAACCGCGCGTGGGGCACACGTATCTGCCGGGGGACCTGTGGCGCAACATCGAGGGCGGGCGCGGCTTCCTCGACAGCTGGGCCGAGTGGCGGCAGGACAAGGCCGACCGGATGCTCGTGCTCAACGTTCCGATGATGGAACGCAACGAGGAGAACGTCCCCGACGCCGAGGTCAGGCAGTTGCTGCGGCGCGCCGCGGACGGCGAGTTCGACGACCACTTCGAGGCGCTGGCGGAGCGGCTGGTCGAGCTGGGGGCGGAGGACACGGTCATCGTGCTCGGCTGGGAGATGAACGGCGTCACCTACACCCACCGCTGCGCCCCCGACCCGGAGCGCTGGAAGCGGTACTGGAGGCGCATCGTCACCGTCATGCGCTCGGTTCCCGGGCAGGACTTCAGGTTCGACTTCGCCCCGAGCCGCGGCAGGGACGCGATTCCCTGGACGCAGTGCTACCCCGGCGACGACTACGTCGACATCGTCGGCATGGACGCGTACGACCAGCCGCGCGGACTCACCTTCGACCAGCAGGTGTCCGAGCCCTACGGGCTCCAGCACCACGTGGAGTTCGCGCGGGCCCACGACAAGCCGATCTCGTATCCCGAATGGGGCCTGTTCCGCAACGGCGACAACATCACGTGGATGCTGCGCATGCTCGCGTGGATGGACGAGCACAAGCCGCTGTACAACACCATCACCGACTACTGCCCGCACGGCGTGTGGCTGTGTTCCGACAATCCCCGCGCCTCCGCCCTGTACCGCCTGCTGCTGTCCAGCCCCTCAGTCCCGCAGCCGCACCCGCAGCCGGAACCGGGGCCGTCCGCCACCGTCCCGACCGCGCCCACGACTCCCGCCGAGCCGGACCCGAAACCGGCGCCGGACGGGCCGGCGACGCCCACGCCCATGCCCTCCAAGCTGCCGTACTGCGCGCCGCTGGACCTCGCGAAGTGGTTCGAGCAGCAGGTCGGCGGAAAGCTCACCGTCTGCCTGCAGTGGGCGGAGCACTAA
- a CDS encoding lipopolysaccharide biosynthesis protein yields the protein MTDNPDRRGPLSDRAGARAKRLPSWWLLPAGALLGAVAGGAYGQLRPPQYTATSSVVAVSTGETDADCTDALGFAQAYGRVAPQLAVLGDAQMWAGVPVTTLRESVQVATSPDAPMVAVSATSSSPRQAVDMADAVSRALVTQADHTKGDTGIKLERLARALKPTEPSSASPALTALVGASAGGLLGGLALLARPRRSAEDDDRSVASVPGPAGAADARGTLG from the coding sequence ATGACCGACAACCCCGATCGGCGTGGCCCGCTGTCCGACCGTGCGGGGGCACGTGCGAAGCGACTGCCCTCGTGGTGGCTGCTGCCCGCCGGCGCGCTGCTCGGTGCCGTGGCCGGCGGCGCGTACGGCCAGCTGAGGCCTCCGCAGTACACGGCGACGAGCTCCGTCGTCGCCGTGTCGACCGGCGAGACCGACGCCGACTGCACCGATGCGCTCGGCTTCGCGCAGGCGTACGGCCGGGTGGCCCCCCAGCTCGCGGTGCTCGGGGACGCCCAGATGTGGGCGGGCGTGCCGGTGACGACGCTGCGCGAGAGCGTGCAGGTCGCGACGTCGCCGGACGCGCCGATGGTCGCGGTCTCGGCGACCTCGTCGAGCCCCCGTCAGGCCGTCGACATGGCCGACGCCGTGTCCCGCGCGCTGGTGACGCAGGCGGACCACACCAAGGGCGACACCGGCATCAAGCTGGAGCGCCTCGCCCGTGCCCTGAAACCCACCGAGCCGTCGTCCGCGTCACCGGCGCTGACCGCGCTCGTCGGCGCGAGCGCCGGAGGTCTGCTGGGCGGTCTCGCGCTGCTGGCCCGGCCGCGGCGGTCCGCCGAGGACGACGACCGGAGCGTGGCGTCGGTACCCGGCCCGGCAGGCGCCGCCGACGCCCGCGGGACGCTTGGATGA